Proteins co-encoded in one Sebastes umbrosus isolate fSebUmb1 chromosome 20, fSebUmb1.pri, whole genome shotgun sequence genomic window:
- the noc3l gene encoding nucleolar complex protein 3 homolog isoform X2 — MGPPRSKKRRPTFRRLLKTSGVKLDNKLKNRQMKQQNVAKKQRKEQKKMRAAVKDAALRTPRPLETYRKRPEEEEEEEFLESLPTDMMEEDDLQQMTAMARQASFITRDLSSCGPVHGGKKRSAEVVRGYEKVPRKLARTEDKEVIHLLPIKDRRGLVPQSVERVIKKEEEEEEEEEEEAADELEDEGAEPESGFPALTADQREKIRVTKINEKKMNIARLGSAVMSDPYSNIKRVKELRGMLMEADPSVAVTIRKLVMVSLMEIFKDVAPTYRIRPLTPEEKAAKVKKDTQQLRDFEEGLVSQYKFYLEDLEQTVKDWKQKKKKRSQAVAFQSYLGLAQVAVRCLTELLLALPHFNFHNNIIVVLAPLMNDSDKQVSGMCCDAFRNLFHQDKEGGPSLAAVRVISGLVKRLSYNVRPEVLRTLLSLRIKEVQMKKDLEDTAPKKKFMNNKEKKKNLSRMQRKWKKAEEALQKELLEAEATENKEKKIKLHTETLNIVFLIYFRILKKSQKSVLLPAVLEGLANFAHLINLEFFDDLLNVLQNLVQSGDLTNRESLHCIQTVFTILSGQGDVLTIDPLAFYSQLYRMLPRLHAGAPSDDIIIVLRCLDAMLTRRRKQVTLRRAMAFVKRLSTLSLHVLPNASVGILAATRAAVHAFPKCDFLLDNEVQGSGFFLPELDEPEHCNAQNTALWELHTLQRHYHPVVRRLAFHLSQGAPSEGSAALGVELSRRSPLELFNAHTDRDVTFDPPVAPPGRKKKERFVFGATLLDAELQRRADSVLAAAAEDTELDFTATH; from the exons ATGGGTCCG CCGCGGTCTAAGAAGCGGCGCCCGACGTTCCGCCGGCTGCTGAAGACGAGCGGCGTGAAGCTGGACAACAAGCTGAAGAACCGTCAGATGAAGCAGCAGAACGTGGCGAAGAAGCAGAGGAAGGAGCAGAAGAAGATGAGGGCGGCGGTGAAGGACGCCGCCCTCAGGACGCCGCGCCCGCTGGAGACGTACAGGAAGAGACCCG aggaagaggaggaggaggagttcctGGAGAGTCTGCCCACAGACATGATGGAGGAGGACGACCTGCAGCAGATGACCGCCATGGCTCGCCAAGCGTCCTTCATCACCAGAGACCTGTCGTCATG CGGTCCGGTGCACGGCGGGAAGAAGAGGAGCGCCGAGGTCGTCCGCGGTTACGAGAAGGTTCCCAGGAAGCTGGCGAGGACGGAGGACAAGGAGGTCATCCACCTGCTGCCCATCAAGGACCGCCGAGGACTCGTCCCTCAGAGCGTAGAGAGAG TCAtcaagaaggaggaagaggaggaggaggaggaggaagaggaggctgctGACGAGCTGGAAGACG AGGGGGCGGAGCCAGAGAGCGGCTTTCCAGCGCTGACAGCAGATCAGAGAGAGAAGATCAGAGTTACTAAGATCAACGAGAAGAAGATGAACATCGCCCGTCTGGGATCGGCCGTCATGTCTGACCCCTACAGCAAC ATCAAGCGTGTGAAGGAGCTGCGTGGGATGCTGATGGAGGCGGACCCCAGCGTGGCGGTGACCATCAGGAAGCTGGTGATGGTGTCTCTGATGGAGATCTTTAAAGACGTCGCCCCGACCTACAGGATACGACCTCTGACCCCCGAGGAGAAGGCCGCCAAG GTGAAGAAGGACACGCAGCAGCTCCGAGACTTTGAGGAAGGTTTAGTCAGTCAGTACAAATTCTACCTGGAGGACCTGGAGCAGACCGTCAAAG ActggaagcagaagaagaagaagcgcaGTCAGGCGGTGGCGTTCCAGTCGTACCTCGGTCTGGCTCAGGTCGCCGTCCGCTGCCTCACCGAGCTGCTGCTCGCTCTTCCTCACTTCAACTTCCACAACAACATCATCGTCGTCCTCGCTCCTCTGATGAACGACTCCGACAAGCAG GTGTCAGGTATGTGCTGTGATGCGTTCAGGAACCTCTTCCATCAGGACAAAGAGGGCGGGCCTTCGTTGGCGGCGGTGCGGGTCATCTCCGGCCTCGTCAAGAGACTCAGCTACAACGTCAGGCCTGAG GTGCTGAGGACCCTGCTCAGTCTCAGGATAAAGGAGGTGCAGATGAAGAAGGACCTGGAGGACACGGCACCGAAGAAGAAGTTCATGAAcaacaaagagaagaagaagaacctgTCCAGGATGCAGAGGAAG TGGAAGAAGGCGGAGGAGGCGCTGCagaaggagctgctggaggctgAAGCCACTGAGAACAAAGAGAAGAAGATCAAGCTG cacACAGAGACGTTGAACATCGTCTTCCTCATCTACTTCAGGATCTTGAAGAAATCTCAGAAGTCTGTTCTTCTTCCTGCCGTCCTGGAGGGTCTGGCCAA tTTTGCTCACCTCATCAACCTGGAGTTCTTTGACGACCTGCTCAACGTGCTGCAGAACCTCGTCCAATCAGGA GATCTGACCAACCGGGAGAGTCTCCACTGCATCCAGACTGTCTTCACCATCCTGTCAGGACaag GTGACGTCCTGACCATCGACCCGTTGGCGTTCTACTCTCAGCTCTACAGGATGTTGCCGCGGCTCCACGCAG GGGCGCccagtgatgacatcatcatcgtGCTACGCTGCCTGGACGCCATGCTGACCCGCCGCAGGAAGCAGGTGACCCTGAGGAGGGCGATGGCGTTCGTCAAGCGACTGAGCACGCTCAGTCTGCACGTGCTGCCCAACGCCAGCGTGGGGATCCTCGCCGCCACCAGAGCCGCCGTGCAC GCGTTCCCTAAGTGTGACTTCCTGTTGGATAACGAGGTTCAGGGCAGCGGCTTCTTCCTGCCGGAGCTGGATGAACCGGAACACTGCAACGCCCAGAACACAGCTCTGTGGGAACTACACACACTACAG agACACTACCACCCGGTGGTGCGACGGTTGGCGTTCCACCTGAGTCAGGGAGCGCCCAGCGAGGGCTCGGCGGCGCTCGGCGTGGAGCTGAGCCGCAG GTCTCCGCTGGAGCTCTTCAACGCCCACACTGACAGAgacgtgacctttgacccccctGTAGCTCCGCCCGGCAGGAAGAAGAAG GAACGTTTCGTGTTTGGAGCGACGCTGCTGGACGCCGAGCTGCAGAGACGAGCCGACAGCGtcctcgccgccgccgccgagGACACGGAGCTGGACTTTACtgcaacacactga
- the noc3l gene encoding nucleolar complex protein 3 homolog isoform X1, with amino-acid sequence MGPPRSKKRRPTFRRLLKTSGVKLDNKLKNRQMKQQNVAKKQRKEQKKMRAAVKDAALRTPRPLETYRKRPEEEEEEEFLESLPTDMMEEDDLQQMTAMARQASFITRDLSSCGPVHGGKKRSAEVVRGYEKVPRKLARTEDKEVIHLLPIKDRRGLVPQSVERVIKKEEEEEEEEEEEAADELEDAEGAEPESGFPALTADQREKIRVTKINEKKMNIARLGSAVMSDPYSNIKRVKELRGMLMEADPSVAVTIRKLVMVSLMEIFKDVAPTYRIRPLTPEEKAAKVKKDTQQLRDFEEGLVSQYKFYLEDLEQTVKDWKQKKKKRSQAVAFQSYLGLAQVAVRCLTELLLALPHFNFHNNIIVVLAPLMNDSDKQVSGMCCDAFRNLFHQDKEGGPSLAAVRVISGLVKRLSYNVRPEVLRTLLSLRIKEVQMKKDLEDTAPKKKFMNNKEKKKNLSRMQRKWKKAEEALQKELLEAEATENKEKKIKLHTETLNIVFLIYFRILKKSQKSVLLPAVLEGLANFAHLINLEFFDDLLNVLQNLVQSGDLTNRESLHCIQTVFTILSGQGDVLTIDPLAFYSQLYRMLPRLHAGAPSDDIIIVLRCLDAMLTRRRKQVTLRRAMAFVKRLSTLSLHVLPNASVGILAATRAAVHAFPKCDFLLDNEVQGSGFFLPELDEPEHCNAQNTALWELHTLQRHYHPVVRRLAFHLSQGAPSEGSAALGVELSRRSPLELFNAHTDRDVTFDPPVAPPGRKKKERFVFGATLLDAELQRRADSVLAAAAEDTELDFTATH; translated from the exons ATGGGTCCG CCGCGGTCTAAGAAGCGGCGCCCGACGTTCCGCCGGCTGCTGAAGACGAGCGGCGTGAAGCTGGACAACAAGCTGAAGAACCGTCAGATGAAGCAGCAGAACGTGGCGAAGAAGCAGAGGAAGGAGCAGAAGAAGATGAGGGCGGCGGTGAAGGACGCCGCCCTCAGGACGCCGCGCCCGCTGGAGACGTACAGGAAGAGACCCG aggaagaggaggaggaggagttcctGGAGAGTCTGCCCACAGACATGATGGAGGAGGACGACCTGCAGCAGATGACCGCCATGGCTCGCCAAGCGTCCTTCATCACCAGAGACCTGTCGTCATG CGGTCCGGTGCACGGCGGGAAGAAGAGGAGCGCCGAGGTCGTCCGCGGTTACGAGAAGGTTCCCAGGAAGCTGGCGAGGACGGAGGACAAGGAGGTCATCCACCTGCTGCCCATCAAGGACCGCCGAGGACTCGTCCCTCAGAGCGTAGAGAGAG TCAtcaagaaggaggaagaggaggaggaggaggaggaagaggaggctgctGACGAGCTGGAAGACG CAGAGGGGGCGGAGCCAGAGAGCGGCTTTCCAGCGCTGACAGCAGATCAGAGAGAGAAGATCAGAGTTACTAAGATCAACGAGAAGAAGATGAACATCGCCCGTCTGGGATCGGCCGTCATGTCTGACCCCTACAGCAAC ATCAAGCGTGTGAAGGAGCTGCGTGGGATGCTGATGGAGGCGGACCCCAGCGTGGCGGTGACCATCAGGAAGCTGGTGATGGTGTCTCTGATGGAGATCTTTAAAGACGTCGCCCCGACCTACAGGATACGACCTCTGACCCCCGAGGAGAAGGCCGCCAAG GTGAAGAAGGACACGCAGCAGCTCCGAGACTTTGAGGAAGGTTTAGTCAGTCAGTACAAATTCTACCTGGAGGACCTGGAGCAGACCGTCAAAG ActggaagcagaagaagaagaagcgcaGTCAGGCGGTGGCGTTCCAGTCGTACCTCGGTCTGGCTCAGGTCGCCGTCCGCTGCCTCACCGAGCTGCTGCTCGCTCTTCCTCACTTCAACTTCCACAACAACATCATCGTCGTCCTCGCTCCTCTGATGAACGACTCCGACAAGCAG GTGTCAGGTATGTGCTGTGATGCGTTCAGGAACCTCTTCCATCAGGACAAAGAGGGCGGGCCTTCGTTGGCGGCGGTGCGGGTCATCTCCGGCCTCGTCAAGAGACTCAGCTACAACGTCAGGCCTGAG GTGCTGAGGACCCTGCTCAGTCTCAGGATAAAGGAGGTGCAGATGAAGAAGGACCTGGAGGACACGGCACCGAAGAAGAAGTTCATGAAcaacaaagagaagaagaagaacctgTCCAGGATGCAGAGGAAG TGGAAGAAGGCGGAGGAGGCGCTGCagaaggagctgctggaggctgAAGCCACTGAGAACAAAGAGAAGAAGATCAAGCTG cacACAGAGACGTTGAACATCGTCTTCCTCATCTACTTCAGGATCTTGAAGAAATCTCAGAAGTCTGTTCTTCTTCCTGCCGTCCTGGAGGGTCTGGCCAA tTTTGCTCACCTCATCAACCTGGAGTTCTTTGACGACCTGCTCAACGTGCTGCAGAACCTCGTCCAATCAGGA GATCTGACCAACCGGGAGAGTCTCCACTGCATCCAGACTGTCTTCACCATCCTGTCAGGACaag GTGACGTCCTGACCATCGACCCGTTGGCGTTCTACTCTCAGCTCTACAGGATGTTGCCGCGGCTCCACGCAG GGGCGCccagtgatgacatcatcatcgtGCTACGCTGCCTGGACGCCATGCTGACCCGCCGCAGGAAGCAGGTGACCCTGAGGAGGGCGATGGCGTTCGTCAAGCGACTGAGCACGCTCAGTCTGCACGTGCTGCCCAACGCCAGCGTGGGGATCCTCGCCGCCACCAGAGCCGCCGTGCAC GCGTTCCCTAAGTGTGACTTCCTGTTGGATAACGAGGTTCAGGGCAGCGGCTTCTTCCTGCCGGAGCTGGATGAACCGGAACACTGCAACGCCCAGAACACAGCTCTGTGGGAACTACACACACTACAG agACACTACCACCCGGTGGTGCGACGGTTGGCGTTCCACCTGAGTCAGGGAGCGCCCAGCGAGGGCTCGGCGGCGCTCGGCGTGGAGCTGAGCCGCAG GTCTCCGCTGGAGCTCTTCAACGCCCACACTGACAGAgacgtgacctttgacccccctGTAGCTCCGCCCGGCAGGAAGAAGAAG GAACGTTTCGTGTTTGGAGCGACGCTGCTGGACGCCGAGCTGCAGAGACGAGCCGACAGCGtcctcgccgccgccgccgagGACACGGAGCTGGACTTTACtgcaacacactga
- the nudt13 gene encoding nucleoside diphosphate-linked moiety X motif 13 isoform X2, with amino-acid sequence MLRPLKIVRLSTRCCSDFISRMRYVNRLKEDDEECSSALQNGQMFLFHRLSPLLQRTEQRTFRPPALITSDVQSILERLGSDGTLLKESVLIGASEQNWAQFCLDIGELDQAAAEAACGGTFVDLRKAFFLLTGPEAPLVAKGQALLRWHQTNGFSSTTGRPTRRNRAGSHRVCSSGTIYYPKMSPVVIVLVSDGKRCLLGRQSSFPRGMYSALAGFCDMGETLEETLSRELAEEVGLEVHSVSYSSSQHWPFPHSSFMLGCHATVSPAHSQVSSATPPLAPPTPR; translated from the exons ATGTTGAGACCTCTGAAGATCGTTCGTCTGTCGACCCGCTGCTGCTCAGACTTCATCTCCAGGATGAG GTATGTGAACAGGCTGAAGGAGGATGATGAAGAGTGTTCTTCAGCGCTGCAGAACGGTCAGATGTTCCTGTTCCACCGTCTGTCTCCTCTACTGCAACGTACCGAGCAGAGAACCTTCAGACCACCAGCACTGATCACCTCAG ACGTGCAGTCGATCCTGGAGAGACTGGGTTCAGATGGAACCCTGCTGAAGGAGTCGGTTCTGATCGGCGCCTCGGAACAGAACTGGGCCCAGTTCTGTCTGGACATCG GAGAACTGGAtcaggcagcagcagaagcagcgtGTGGAGGAACCTTTGTGGATCTGAGGAAGGCGTTCTTTCTTCTGACGGGACCGGAGGCGCCTCTAGTGGCCAAG GGTCAGGCTCTGCTGCGCTGGCATCAAACCAACGGCTTCAGCAGCACCACGGGCCGGCCCACCCGACGCAACCGGGCCGGAAGTCACCGAGTCTGCAGCTCCGGAACCATCTACTATCCCAAG ATGTCTCCGGTGGTGATCGTCCTGGTGTCTGATGGGAAACGGTGTTTGTTAGGCCGACAGTCCTCCTTCCCTCGAGGGATGTACAGCGCTCTGGCCGGCTTCTGTGACATGG GTGAGACTCTGGAGGAGACTCTGAGCAGGGAGTTGGCGGAGGAGGTGGGTCTGGAGGTCCACAGTGTCTCCTACAGCTCCTCACAGCACTGGCCTTTTCCTCACAGCTCCTTCATGCTGGGCTGCCACGCCACCGTTAGCCCCGCCCACTCCCAGGTGAGCTCTGCCACGCCACCTTTAGCCCCGCCCACTCCCAGGTGA
- the nudt13 gene encoding nucleoside diphosphate-linked moiety X motif 13 isoform X1 translates to MLRPLKIVRLSTRCCSDFISRMRYVNRLKEDDEECSSALQNGQMFLFHRLSPLLQRTEQRTFRPPALITSDVQSILERLGSDGTLLKESVLIGASEQNWAQFCLDIGELDQAAAEAACGGTFVDLRKAFFLLTGPEAPLVAKGQALLRWHQTNGFSSTTGRPTRRNRAGSHRVCSSGTIYYPKMSPVVIVLVSDGKRCLLGRQSSFPRGMYSALAGFCDMGETLEETLSRELAEEVGLEVHSVSYSSSQHWPFPHSSFMLGCHATVSPAHSQLSVDHTELEDARWFSLEDITSALLVKTPPRRGDPPVLWLPPKHAIANRLITEWTERQRSGEEGE, encoded by the exons ATGTTGAGACCTCTGAAGATCGTTCGTCTGTCGACCCGCTGCTGCTCAGACTTCATCTCCAGGATGAG GTATGTGAACAGGCTGAAGGAGGATGATGAAGAGTGTTCTTCAGCGCTGCAGAACGGTCAGATGTTCCTGTTCCACCGTCTGTCTCCTCTACTGCAACGTACCGAGCAGAGAACCTTCAGACCACCAGCACTGATCACCTCAG ACGTGCAGTCGATCCTGGAGAGACTGGGTTCAGATGGAACCCTGCTGAAGGAGTCGGTTCTGATCGGCGCCTCGGAACAGAACTGGGCCCAGTTCTGTCTGGACATCG GAGAACTGGAtcaggcagcagcagaagcagcgtGTGGAGGAACCTTTGTGGATCTGAGGAAGGCGTTCTTTCTTCTGACGGGACCGGAGGCGCCTCTAGTGGCCAAG GGTCAGGCTCTGCTGCGCTGGCATCAAACCAACGGCTTCAGCAGCACCACGGGCCGGCCCACCCGACGCAACCGGGCCGGAAGTCACCGAGTCTGCAGCTCCGGAACCATCTACTATCCCAAG ATGTCTCCGGTGGTGATCGTCCTGGTGTCTGATGGGAAACGGTGTTTGTTAGGCCGACAGTCCTCCTTCCCTCGAGGGATGTACAGCGCTCTGGCCGGCTTCTGTGACATGG GTGAGACTCTGGAGGAGACTCTGAGCAGGGAGTTGGCGGAGGAGGTGGGTCTGGAGGTCCACAGTGTCTCCTACAGCTCCTCACAGCACTGGCCTTTTCCTCACAGCTCCTTCATGCTGGGCTGCCACGCCACCGTTAGCCCCGCCCACTCCCAG CTGTCCGTGGACCACACAGAGCTGGAGGACGCTCGCTGGTTCAGTCTGGAGGACATCACCTCGGCCCTGCTGGTGAAGACGCCGCCCAGGAGAGGTGACCCCCCCGTCCTCTGGCTTCCTCCCAAACACGCCATCGCCAACCGCCTCATCACAGAGTGGACGGAGCGTCAGCGGAGCGGCGAGGAGGGCGAGTAA